The following DNA comes from Hahella chejuensis KCTC 2396.
TGTGGAATGAACACTTGGCGCGTTTGCGACTGGGGTGTGAGCTATTGCGAATACCTTATGACGTGGACGGCGATTCTTTGCTGGAGCGATTGGCTGAGCTACTGGCTGGGAATAAGGAGATGAGCGCCCGATATGTGCTGAAGATTATCTTAACCCGTGGAAGTGGTGGAAGAGGGTATGCGCTACCCGAGCCGCACCGGCCGGTTGAGATAATGGGGTTGTTTGCTGCGCCAGATGTGGTCTCGATTCAGGCTCAGGGAGGCAGTGTGCGGACTCTAGAGTCGCAGGCTGCGGAGTATGGGGCATACGCAGGGCTTAAGCACCTTAATCGTCTTGAGCAAGTTATGGCGGCTATCGAGCTTGATGGGCAATCTTTCGAGGGGCTGATGTTTGATGGCTCGGGGTGTTTGGTTGAGGGAACTCGTACAAATATCTTTCTCTGGGACGAGGAGAAAATCTTCACGCCGACATTGGCGAAATCGGGGGTGAAGGGAGTGCTGAGACAATATATTCTTAACAACGCTCCTGAGTGGGGTTTGCGTATTGATGAAGCGGATATTGCTCGGGCAAAATTAAAGAAAATCAAGGGGATGGCTTTAGTCAACAGTGTGATGGGAGTTATTCCGGTTAATCAATTAGATGGTAAATTACTGAATATTGACTGTGTCATCAAAGAACTCCAAGAAAAAGTCCACAAACAAATCCCGTTTTAGCTTGAGAAAGTTTGTTCTCAAGATCTTTCTGGCTGTATTTCTTCTCTCATTGGCGGTTATTGTCGGCGCATACTATTACGGGCGTTATATGTTATCGCAGCCTTTGCCGGTGGCCGTCACTATTACGATTGAAGTCAAGCGCGGCGACTCTTTGCGGAAAGTCGCCGATAGGATGGCTGAGCAGGGCGTGCTGGAGAGTGCTGAATGGTTTTATTGGTATGGGCGGCTTAGTCGAAAGGATAAGCAGATAGTTGCCGGTGAGTACCTGCTAGAGCCTGGTAAAAATGCCATTGA
Coding sequences within:
- the pabC gene encoding aminodeoxychorismate lyase, encoding MYLLNGEKAEHISIADRGLAYGDGLFETILVVDGSPILWNEHLARLRLGCELLRIPYDVDGDSLLERLAELLAGNKEMSARYVLKIILTRGSGGRGYALPEPHRPVEIMGLFAAPDVVSIQAQGGSVRTLESQAAEYGAYAGLKHLNRLEQVMAAIELDGQSFEGLMFDGSGCLVEGTRTNIFLWDEEKIFTPTLAKSGVKGVLRQYILNNAPEWGLRIDEADIARAKLKKIKGMALVNSVMGVIPVNQLDGKLLNIDCVIKELQEKVHKQIPF